CGGTAATTTGAGCATTCCGCAGCGTGGTAATTACTTGGTCACGGAAGCGATGTTTATGTCCCTTCAGCAGCTTCTCCAACTTCGCTGCATCATCCTCTTCAATATCTTCTTTTTTTTCTGAAGCGGACTCGTTACTTGGGCCCATGACTGTGCCATAAAGGTGGAAATCGACCAGCAAATTGTTATTGGAGTTCGGATTAAAGACAGTCAGACTGAATGCGCCGAGATCGATCTCAGTTTGTTCCCGCTCTGCCGAGGCGTGGTGCGCTGATTCAGGTGGAGTCGGCTCGGGTTTGGAGCTAGCACTGGCAGCACTTTCCCCCGAAGGCAGGTACATATAAACCACGAAGCATTGGACCAAAACGATCGCCAATAGAGCCCCGGCAATTTTCATCTTTTTCAGCCAAATGCCGCGGGGCTTCGGCGATGTTTCTTCAGAATCAGAAGATGGCGATGGCAATGACTCAGCTTGGACCATGGGCAAACGCTTTCTAAACCACTGATCAACTCAGCATTGGGCGCGCGGAGGGAAACGAATCCGTCCACGATTATGGGAATAATCCCGTAGGAAACGTAGCTTTTAGCCAATCAATAGGCAAATTGGCGCAGCGCAGACGATAAGAATCCTTCCGGTCGCAACGATTGTGACAAGTCGAAAGGCAAACTGCGACCAGCCGATGGCGAGCCTTACCGGTTTAGCGTGAGGAGTTGCTGGAGCATATCATTCACAGTAGTGATAACTTGGGCATTTCCACGGTAATCCGTAGAGGCCAAGATCAAATTGATTAGGCTCTGGCCAATGTCGGTGTTGGACAATTCTACGGCACCGGCAGTAATTGAGCCGGCGCCACCGGTGCCCGGCTTATTGATGACCGGCAATCCAGAATTCACCCCGGTTGCGTAATCGTTGTCACCCTTAGCTTGCAATCCTTCAGGATTGGCAAAACTGGCTAGCACAATTTGCCCCAGGGTCCGTGTGACACCGTTGCTGAACACACCGTTAATAGTACCGTCTCCGCTAATATTGTAACTGGTTAGGGTTCCCGCCCCGGAACCATCCTGCCGTGCGGCAGCCAATGAGCTACTGGACGATGCCAACCCGGAAACTTCGCTGAAATCGAGATTAAACTGCAACGGCGAAACGCTGGCCACGTGCTGGCGTTCAATTGAAACTGTTGAATTCGAAACTGAAACGACATTTCCCTCGCCATCGAAATTAATCAAACCGGTGCCGACAACCGTACTAGAACCTGAGGTAGGATCGTTGTCGGGCGAATTTGCAAACCAACGGTACGTGGTTCCGGTGCTGTCGCTGCTTTGGAGAACCGAAGTCAGGTTCACGGTGAGCGGAATTCCGAGCGAGTCGAAAACCTGAAAACTAGTCGATGCGGACTGTCCGGCGGCTGACTGGACCGAGCTGAAACCCATGAGAGGTGTACTCGCGTTAGTGCTGCCAGTGGGGGTCAGCTTGAATGCCGACAAAGGAATGCTGATACTGTTATCGGCCCCGTTATTGCCCACCAATTGAATGCGGCCGTCCGTGAGTACGCTGCCGCCGGGAGGTTGGCCAGTGACGTCATTTGGTATGGGGTTAGCCGAATCATCGCCCGGAGTTTGAATGCCGAGCGCATCAGTCATAAAACTGATTAAATCCTGCACGGTTGTAGTGTTGGTAATTTGCAATGTCTTCGGCGACAAATTGCTGCCATTTTGCTCGCCGGTAAAGCTCAATTCTCCCGGCTGAAACAGATTGGCGTAGGTGTTGCCGTTACGGTTGAGCACATTCACCAACACAGTATTGCCAGTTATTTTGGGACCGTCCAAATCGAGTGTGGCGTAGATTGGATTACTGACTAAATTGTTGTTAGTTATTGTGGAATCGGCGATATTGTCCAAGTAGCTAAGTTGCGGATCGGTTGACGGATCGACTTCCGCTACCCGATAAAATGTATCTGGCTGGCCAGTTACATTTCGATAGACATTTATCTTTGCCCCTGCCACGTTGTACACACCAGTCGGCCCAGGCAAATCCGACAGCAACACGTTTCCGTCGGCAATATTCACTGGCCCTAACGGTCCGGAGGGACGACTTTCTGGCACGCCAGGCGCACTCCAGGTCACATAGTACGTGTAATTGCCATTGATGGTTTGAGGATTGTAGGCCGCAAGAGATGAAAGGGACGAATCAGCGGTGGTATCAGTGAATGTCGTAGTAGTATTATCGTTGATTGTACCCACGAGATTAAACGTAGTGTTTTCTCCGGCGGCACTCCGGTAAATATTCCGGGCCACATAATTTCCGTTGGAGTCGGTCGGGAGGTTAGATAAGTCAATCTCGCTGGCATTGTTGGCCGTTACCGTTAATGTGGAAGCCGGACCTTCATTTCCGTCGGCATCGACATACACAATTTTGTAGGTGTAATCGCCGTTGATAGTTCCGGCTCCACTGCCGGAGGCTGTCGCACCTGTGAGATCTGGTGGCAACGCGGCGTGGACTTGAGTGGTGGCAGTGGGTGCTGCAAATTGGCCGTCGCCTAACACGGCACTTTGCAAAATTTCTGCAGTGTTGGCGATTGTTCCTGTCGGTGTTAGTGTTCCCTGCAAAAATACGTTCTGTGTCGCTTGAGCCACTGCCGTGGAACCAAGCGGAATACTCAGCGGCGACAGGGAGTTTGTTTGCAATTGAAAGTTGTTGTCCACGCCGTAGCCTAGCAACTTGTTGCCGGTACTGGTGACCAACTGATTCTGCGAGTTTGTTTGAAATGCGCCGTCCCGCGTATATAGCTGTTCGCCCGTTGCCGCCTGAGCAATGAAGAATCCGTTGCCCTGAATGGCTAAATCCGATGGGCTACTACTAAGCTGAATAGTGCCCTGTGAGAAATCGGGCGTAATGGAAGCGACTTGCGTGCCCAAGCCGATTTGCGTCGGATCGGTGCCGCCACTGAGCCCTTGTGGCCCCGAACCCAGATTTTCCGTTTGCAAGAACTGCGTTGCGAATAGTGCCGTGGATGCCTTGAAGCCATCGGTCGACGAGTTGGCCAGGTTATTGCCCACCACGCTAATCGTAGTTTCAGCAGAATTTAGGCCGGTCAAGGCGGTACTCAGGGCGGATGCCAAACTCATAACAAGACTCCTCTCGGAAAATTAAATTTTTGGATTTAGGCCGCTGGGGGGCTGGGGTGGACGGCAAGCGTCGATTTCTAACTGACTGTTGGCTTTTCAAACGAGATTAACTAGCAACCGTCGGGCTAGTAGTTGCGCTTGATTGTTGTAGCTGCTGTAAAAGTTGTTGCAATGCTTGGTCGGAATTGGCAGTCGTCGATGCGGAGCTGCTGTCGGGCAAAATGGCTTTTACATTCGTGAGCTGAACAGTTTCGACACCGACGTTTAATACTGGACTCCCATTGGCCACAGTGACTTTGTCGACGACACCGGTAATTTCAGTGCCGTCGTCCGCAAGACCGTCAATGGTTTTTCCAATTAGCCCTGTAGCATTGTTCAAACCTTGTCCGAGCAACAATGAATTGAGTGTTGTGTTCAGATTTTGAGTGGCGCCGACCTGCGTGATCTGACCAATTTGCGTGAGCATCGTCGTACTATCCATTGGGCTTAACGGATCCTGATTCTGGAGTTCGGTCAACAGCATGTTCAAAAAATCATTCAGATTCAGCGAGCCGAGTGCGCTGTTGGCCAGTGCCGACGACGTCGCCGAATTTTGCGTCGAATAACCGCTGACGGGTGTCGTGGCCATATCAATTACTCCTCATGTCCATTGAGCGTGCGAACAGATTAAATACGTTTTCTGTATAACTTAACTGTGCTATTTATGCGGACACTCTAATATCACTACACAATGATGTTGATGGTTCCGGTATCTACAGTGCTAACCTGATTATCATTCGATGTTTGGGCACCTTGTGAGTTACCACTGGTCACGAACCTGCGATTGGCATTCATAAAACGCGGCTGATTCTGTCGTGAACCCGCAAAATCCGGAGATGAATTGGGCGATCCCTGGTTTCTGGCGTCTTGGCGTAAATCAACGTCGAACCATTCCACTTTTATGTTTTGTGCTGCCAAGCGTTCCCGTAGCGCCGGCAGATTGTCCAAGAGCAATGATCGAGCGGTATTGGTCTCTGTTTCCAGACGCGCTGTTAATATACCGTTGCGAACAGCTACCTCTACCTTCAATGAGCCCAATTCTGGCGGACTGAGACGTAGTCGGATTTCTCCACCTTGGTCATCAATGTTGCGAAATGCGGTGGCGACTCGCTCGACAAATCGTGCCTGATCGATTGCGTTGGCTGGGTTTCGCTGCGTCGCTGTCGCCGCGGTTCCGCCTTGAGATTCACCCGTCGACAATTGCGCGGGCAAATTTGCGCCAACAATTCGAATGGAATTCGTTATCGGAGCTGCTGGCAAGGATGCCGGCTTATTCGCAGCCACCTCGCGCGATGTATTTAGCTTTTCCGTAGTTTCCTGGATATCATTGGTGCTGTCTTGCGTGAAAACTCCGGGCTTAGGCGGTGGCGATACCGATGCCGCCAAGTTTGCGATTGCGATATCCACCTCATTCAATGAAGTTGAATTCAATTCCTCGCTGACGGTTTGGGCCGTGGCCGTATCATTACTCTGTAGCAGTTGGGTTTTTGACGATCTTGGCGTAGTTTCTTGAAACAGCCCTACCACCGAAAGTTCAGGCAATGCAACATCGCTTGTTTGTGAATTCTCCGCATCGCCTTCTACTTCAACATTCGGTTGTGCGGCCGATTCGGCGCCAGTTGGTTGCAGTGGAGCCGGTTGGCTCGCGGCTGCATGAGTACTGTTGGGAACCGCCGGATTGACACTGTTGATAGCTAAATTGGATTGCGCCTTAGGCACGACTTGGATATTTGATATTGCATCGAGCGCGGAAGCCGTGGGTTGAACAGACACGCCGTTCGATGCCAAAATCCCGGATGATGTGCCAGCCCCCTGTGACGCGCCGGTTGCTGCATTGGTCACAGCTACAATTCCTGAGAGTGATTGCTGCGAACCTACTATCGGTTGGATCATTGTTGTTGAAATAACATCTCCGTCCTCGATAGCATTTGAGGGCCGGGCTGGTGTAACAGCATTTGCAGTTGAACTGTCTGCGCTTTTCGATATTCCGCTGTTCGTTGATTGAACTGGGGTAGGTCCCGCCGGAGAATTGGGCACGACTGAGGTGTCCGATGTCTTTGCTTTGCTAACTTGATCCTTCTCGGTTTTACGGCTAGGTCCGGCACTATCATGCGTCTCTCTGGCCGATTGGTGTTCAGAATTCGATTGTCCTTGGTGATCAATCGACAAATCACGATTATTCGACAAACCTCGTGAATCACCAGACGCCTCGCGCCAGCTTGCGATATCAGTATGCCTATCGTCGATCGAGGGAATGGTCGACGAATCATTCGTGGAAAAAGTTGCCGTCGGATATGGATCGCTTGACTCGGAGCAACTGCAGGGTATCGGACTAATTCTGTCGTTCGTGTTCACCTCGCCCTTGGAAACATCATCGGTTGTAACGGAGGTGGTGGTGGGTTGCCCGGCGCGCCATAGCGCATCGTCGAAATTTCGGCTCTCGACCGTTATTGGTGGAAATGCAGTGTTGGCCGGCAGTAGCGGAGGAGGCGCGAGAAACAAATTATTGAGCGACGCGTTGGACATGTTACCCTGTGGGCTGGGCGATTCGGTTCAATTGCTGCTGCGTATTGTTAATTACTTTTTCATCAGGCATTCCGCGGCGGATGAGGTCCAAAATCTCGTCGAGCTTTTTGTTATCGTCGTCGGTTTTGAATTCACCAATAATTTTGGCCCGTTTAGTAATGGGCATGGCATTCAGGATGGCTACCACATCATCTTGCTGTTGTGTGTCGATCATCTGCACGATTTGATCTTTTGCTTGCTTAGGACGAATGTTTTCCCAAATTTGCCGAATATTATCGCGGCCCGAGGCCACTGCCCCTTCGTGCAATTGGGCCAGTTGCTTTTCAAAGGCGCTTTTCTGACGCTGGTACGATTGTTTTTCATCGTCGATTTGACTCTGCAAGGAATGCAATTCCTGTAAGTGGTTGTCGAGAGCTTGTTCCCGCAATTCCAAATGCCGAAATTGCAAGGCACGGCGGGCTTCAATGTCCTCCAGCGACGGTTGTTCCGGCGTATCTGGTTGCTTGACTACTTCGGAAGCGGAGGCGGCATTTGCGTTGGCAGGGTTCGGCGTTGCTGGCATTTCTAATCCCTGCGCCACTGCGGCCATCTTGGCCACCTTGTCCTTGTCTAAGTAGCCTTTCGTCGACGCATAGCCCAATAGCAAGCACAATGTGATCATTGTTCCAACGCTCAAATATGCGATTACGCTTGCTAAAATTCCCAAAAGGCGGCCCATCAGTTTTCCTCCTTGGCAAAGGTCTGCTGAATGGCGCTCGCATCAAGCTGTTTTACCTCCTGGCGATTTTCTTTTTGGCGATGCCGCGTGATTTGCTGATCACGAAGTTTTTCTATTGTCTTCACTTCGCGGTCAGCTTCGACCAAGGATTGTCGACGCCGCTCCACCTCTGATTGCACTACCTGCCATTGTTCATCGACGGCTTGGCGCTGTGCCTTGAGCATGATTTCGTATCGGCCTGCATCAAGCAAACGGTCCACATTGACGGATCCCGGTTGGCTTGCGACGCGAGATTGTTTGCGCAACTCCGTCAAATGGTCGTTCAACTCCGCGATGCGGTTCACAAGAATCTCCTCTGCCTTTTGAGCTGCAGATAACTGTTGACGACATTCGTCACGCAAGTTTTCGCGCAACCGGAGCAGAGTCGATAATCGGAAACGGAATGCGGCCATTGTTCAATTTACCAAAGTTTAATCAGCAATCAGCAAACAAGCGACCAATGAAGAATGTTGCTTATGAACTTTTGACCGCTGAATCTTGATTCTTGATTGTAGAGCCAAAATGTCGGACCCGTTGACACAAATCGACTAGTCCTTGCTGAGCCGATTCCACCGTTGCTGGCTCGTCAATTCTTTGCCGTAAGTATTTATTGATTTCTTCCAGCAGGTCGATCGCTAAATCAACCTGTCGGTTTGCTCCTTTGCGGTAAGCGCCGATCGAAATAAGATCTTCATGATCGCGATACACCGCCATCAATTCGCGAACCGTTTGGGCAGCATCCAAATGTGCGCGTGAAGCAACATCGGGCATCAAGCGACTGATGCTTTCTAATACATCAATCGCCGGCCAATGGGCCCGCGAGGCCAACTTGCGCGAGAGCCAAGTATGGCCGTCGAGGAGGCCGCGGACTGCATCGCTAATTGGTTCTTGTGGATCGTCCCCTTCCACAAGCACGCTGTAAAAGCCGGTGATGCTGCCCTTCGCCGCCTGTCCTGCCCTCTCCAACAATCGTGGCAACAGCATGAAAACGCTGGGGGGATAACCGCGTGTCGTGGGTGGCTCTCCCGCTGCCAGGCCAATTTCGCGTTGAGCCATCGCAAATCGCGTGAGTGAGTCCATCAGCAGTAGCACGTTGTGGCCTAAATCACGAAAATATTCGGCAATGGCCGTCGCGGCCTGGGCGGCCTGTACGCGCCTTAGCGCCGGCTCATCACTGGTGGCGACCACGACAACGCTGCGCAGCAGTCCCTGTTGACCTAAATCTCGTTCTAAAAATTCATTCACTTCGCGGCCCCGCTCGCCAATCAAAGCAATCACATTCACATCAGCGGACGTATAACGAGCCATCATCCCCAGCAACACGCTTTTACCCACTCCAGAGCCGGCGAAAATGCCCATACGCTGTCCGCGGCCACAGGTAAGCAAGCCATCCAAAGCACGAATGCCAGTCGAAAGTGGCTCTCGAATACGCGGCCGCTCCACGGCAGCAGGTGGTCGGCGATTCAAACCGGTGCGGCCAATCAAAGCAGGTTGTGGACGCCCATCGATTACTTGTCCTTGAGCATCAACCACCCGACCCAAAAGTTCGGGCCCCACGCGCAGCCAACGAAATGTATGTAATAGCCGAACTCGATTTCCGCGTCGCACACCCTGCAAGTCTTCGTGCGGGTACAACAATGTTAA
The window above is part of the Pirellulales bacterium genome. Proteins encoded here:
- a CDS encoding FliI/YscN family ATPase → MLELTEQLDSIMTTSLVGSVMRIVGTTAAVADFPAPIGAIVEIERETGKPARAEVIGFREELTLLYPHEDLQGVRRGNRVRLLHTFRWLRVGPELLGRVVDAQGQVIDGRPQPALIGRTGLNRRPPAAVERPRIREPLSTGIRALDGLLTCGRGQRMGIFAGSGVGKSVLLGMMARYTSADVNVIALIGERGREVNEFLERDLGQQGLLRSVVVVATSDEPALRRVQAAQAATAIAEYFRDLGHNVLLLMDSLTRFAMAQREIGLAAGEPPTTRGYPPSVFMLLPRLLERAGQAAKGSITGFYSVLVEGDDPQEPISDAVRGLLDGHTWLSRKLASRAHWPAIDVLESISRLMPDVASRAHLDAAQTVRELMAVYRDHEDLISIGAYRKGANRQVDLAIDLLEEINKYLRQRIDEPATVESAQQGLVDLCQRVRHFGSTIKNQDSAVKSS
- a CDS encoding flagellar hook-basal body complex protein, producing MSLASALSTALTGLNSAETTISVVGNNLANSSTDGFKASTALFATQFLQTENLGSGPQGLSGGTDPTQIGLGTQVASITPDFSQGTIQLSSSPSDLAIQGNGFFIAQAATGEQLYTRDGAFQTNSQNQLVTSTGNKLLGYGVDNNFQLQTNSLSPLSIPLGSTAVAQATQNVFLQGTLTPTGTIANTAEILQSAVLGDGQFAAPTATTQVHAALPPDLTGATASGSGAGTINGDYTYKIVYVDADGNEGPASTLTVTANNASEIDLSNLPTDSNGNYVARNIYRSAAGENTTFNLVGTINDNTTTTFTDTTADSSLSSLAAYNPQTINGNYTYYVTWSAPGVPESRPSGPLGPVNIADGNVLLSDLPGPTGVYNVAGAKINVYRNVTGQPDTFYRVAEVDPSTDPQLSYLDNIADSTITNNNLVSNPIYATLDLDGPKITGNTVLVNVLNRNGNTYANLFQPGELSFTGEQNGSNLSPKTLQITNTTTVQDLISFMTDALGIQTPGDDSANPIPNDVTGQPPGGSVLTDGRIQLVGNNGADNSISIPLSAFKLTPTGSTNASTPLMGFSSVQSAAGQSASTSFQVFDSLGIPLTVNLTSVLQSSDSTGTTYRWFANSPDNDPTSGSSTVVGTGLINFDGEGNVVSVSNSTVSIERQHVASVSPLQFNLDFSEVSGLASSSSSLAAARQDGSGAGTLTSYNISGDGTINGVFSNGVTRTLGQIVLASFANPEGLQAKGDNDYATGVNSGLPVINKPGTGGAGSITAGAVELSNTDIGQSLINLILASTDYRGNAQVITTVNDMLQQLLTLNR
- a CDS encoding flagellar hook capping FlgD N-terminal domain-containing protein; amino-acid sequence: MATTPVSGYSTQNSATSSALANSALGSLNLNDFLNMLLTELQNQDPLSPMDSTTMLTQIGQITQVGATQNLNTTLNSLLLGQGLNNATGLIGKTIDGLADDGTEITGVVDKVTVANGSPVLNVGVETVQLTNVKAILPDSSSASTTANSDQALQQLLQQLQQSSATTSPTVAS
- a CDS encoding flagellar hook-length control protein FliK gives rise to the protein MSNASLNNLFLAPPPLLPANTAFPPITVESRNFDDALWRAGQPTTTSVTTDDVSKGEVNTNDRISPIPCSCSESSDPYPTATFSTNDSSTIPSIDDRHTDIASWREASGDSRGLSNNRDLSIDHQGQSNSEHQSARETHDSAGPSRKTEKDQVSKAKTSDTSVVPNSPAGPTPVQSTNSGISKSADSSTANAVTPARPSNAIEDGDVISTTMIQPIVGSQQSLSGIVAVTNAATGASQGAGTSSGILASNGVSVQPTASALDAISNIQVVPKAQSNLAINSVNPAVPNSTHAAASQPAPLQPTGAESAAQPNVEVEGDAENSQTSDVALPELSVVGLFQETTPRSSKTQLLQSNDTATAQTVSEELNSTSLNEVDIAIANLAASVSPPPKPGVFTQDSTNDIQETTEKLNTSREVAANKPASLPAAPITNSIRIVGANLPAQLSTGESQGGTAATATQRNPANAIDQARFVERVATAFRNIDDQGGEIRLRLSPPELGSLKVEVAVRNGILTARLETETNTARSLLLDNLPALRERLAAQNIKVEWFDVDLRQDARNQGSPNSSPDFAGSRQNQPRFMNANRRFVTSGNSQGAQTSNDNQVSTVDTGTINIIV
- the fliJ gene encoding flagellar export protein FliJ → MAAFRFRLSTLLRLRENLRDECRQQLSAAQKAEEILVNRIAELNDHLTELRKQSRVASQPGSVNVDRLLDAGRYEIMLKAQRQAVDEQWQVVQSEVERRRQSLVEADREVKTIEKLRDQQITRHRQKENRQEVKQLDASAIQQTFAKEEN
- a CDS encoding flagellar basal body-associated FliL family protein, whose product is MVQAESLPSPSSDSEETSPKPRGIWLKKMKIAGALLAIVLVQCFVVYMYLPSGESAASASSKPEPTPPESAHHASAEREQTEIDLGAFSLTVFNPNSNNNLLVDFHLYGTVMGPSNESASEKKEDIEEDDAAKLEKLLKGHKHRFRDQVITTLRNAQITDLADPGLGLLKRQILAKTNALLGEPLLKEVIFSDFVIVEQ